From the Terriglobales bacterium genome, the window CTGAGAATGCGCTTGGTGCTGGGGAGCTTTGCGGAGAGTCCCTCGACGTCGAAGCGAATCACTTCGCGCGCGTTTACCACCTTGCGCTGGCGCAGCGCGTCAAAATTGGGAACGATCACTGCATGCAAACGTTCCGCGATCGGCTCACCAGGACGGCTTTCGAGGCCCATGACGCAGATGTCCTTGATCAAAGGCGACTGCAGATAGTGTGCTTCAACCTCTTCGGGGTAAATATTCTTGCCATTGCTCAGGACGATCACATCTTTGCTTCGTCCGGTGACGAACAGATTGCCGCGAGCGTCGAGATAGCCGAGATCGCCCGTGTGCAACCAGCCGTCTTTTAGAATTTCGGCTGTCGGCTCAGGACGCTTGTAGTAGCCCTTCATCACGATCGGGCCGCGAATCAGGATTTCGCCGGCTCCGTCTTCTGCATGCTGATCGCTGCGCTCGATGCGCACTTCATTTCCTGGAAGAGGCTTGCCAACGGAGCCAAGGACGTTGTCGCCCGGCGGAGTCAAAAATGCGCCGCCGCTGGTCTCGGTAAGGCCATACGCCTGCAGCACACTGAAACCCATGTCTTCAAGATCGCGCCCGATCTTTGCATCAAAACGCGAACCTCCGGTGATGAAATGACGCATCTTTGTTCCCAGACGGCGATGAACTTCGCCGAAGAACATCCTTCCCGGGTTGAGACCGACGACATTTCCCGCGTGCGCCACTGCCAACAACAGGCGAAAGCCCAGCCGAGCAGCTCGTCCGCGACTCTCCACCTCTCTCATCACCCTCTCGTGGATTAAATAGAAGAACTGAGGGACGCAGGCGAAGAGAGTAATCCCGCGTTCCTGTAATGCACGGAGTAGTTCGGTTGTGTTTAGGTTTTCCAGGTAAACCACACGCGCGCCGATCGAAAGCGGCAATAGTAGATTCGCCATTTGCGCGAGCGCGTGGAAGAGCGGGAGGACACCTAGCAACGCGTCGTCCGGTGTGACTCGCAGGGTTTTGAATACGGCGTCAGCTTCGGCGCTAAGGTTCCCGTGTGTGAGCATCACGCCTTTGGGATCGCTGGTAGTGCCGGAGGTGTAGAGAAGGACAGCAATGTCAGCTGTTGATGACTGCGATGGCGTGAGCGCGACGACCTCTTCCGAGAGCACTTGATCGAAGTTTGGCAGTGCAGAATCAGTACGGGAGTCGATGACAAAGACCCCGCCTGGGGTGAAGGCGGCGGCCGGATCCTCGCTAATTGAGTTCCAGACAGCTTTGCCTAGTTCGGCGTGAGCCGCATCCACAAACAGCATCGACGCGCCGCTGTCCTTCAGCAGCTTGGCTACTTGATCGGGTTTGAATGCCGTGTCGAGTGGCACCGCGACGCATCCTGCCGCCATGACTGCGAGATAAGCGGCAACCCAACGCGGGCTGTTGGCGGCCAGGATTGCGCATCGCGCGCCGGCGGGAATGCCCTGGCTCTGAAGCCATGCGCCAAGATGCTCTGCGACACGGAGCAGCTCGGCGTACTTGTAACTGATGTCGGTAGCGGAGAATGCATCGAGTGGCGAGCTGTCGGAAGCTGTGCTCTGCAGTTCCACCGCGATGTGATCGGGAAATCGAGTGGCGGTGTCAACGAATCGCTGATAAAAGCTCTGCATGAAGTTTCGCGCAGAAATCTGCGGCAAGAACCTGGAAGTAAAGCAGCCAGAATTTCGGTGCGGCAATCTTATTAGCTCGGCCATAGGAGGACAACTGTACAAACTGCGAAAGAACTATTCGTCCATGAACTCACAGATATGCTCGATGCCGAGCAAAAGCTCGTCGAGGCGTTAGGACAGCTGGCAGAGGATCACCTGGATAAGCGCAACTACAGAAGGGATTTCAGCAGCATCAGGCGCAAACTGAGAAGCAGGTAGAGCGACTCCAGCAGATTTTCGAACAGCTTGGAGAGCAGCCGGAGCAGACCAAATGTAAGGGCATCAAGGGGATGATCGAAGAGCGCGGCTATTTCCCAGCCGGCGAGGCCACAATCAACCCTGGCAATTGACCGAGACTCGAGTGCGCCAGATAAACCGTGCCGTCCTTCGTGACGACTCCATTGCGAGCGCCCTCGTGAGTGGGCACTTGTGCAACCAAGCTGAGCTTTCCTCCGGCGTCAACTCGGGCTACCGTGAGCCGCGCGTCCCTGGCAGCGCCCACATAGAGTGTGTGCGTGGCAGGCGAGTAGCTGAGATCATCGACGCCCTTGCCAGTATCGATCGACGATAGCTTCTCCCCATTGTGT encodes:
- a CDS encoding AMP-binding protein, which gives rise to MQSFYQRFVDTATRFPDHIAVELQSTASDSSPLDAFSATDISYKYAELLRVAEHLGAWLQSQGIPAGARCAILAANSPRWVAAYLAVMAAGCVAVPLDTAFKPDQVAKLLKDSGASMLFVDAAHAELGKAVWNSISEDPAAAFTPGGVFVIDSRTDSALPNFDQVLSEEVVALTPSQSSTADIAVLLYTSGTTSDPKGVMLTHGNLSAEADAVFKTLRVTPDDALLGVLPLFHALAQMANLLLPLSIGARVVYLENLNTTELLRALQERGITLFACVPQFFYLIHERVMREVESRGRAARLGFRLLLAVAHAGNVVGLNPGRMFFGEVHRRLGTKMRHFITGGSRFDAKIGRDLEDMGFSVLQAYGLTETSGGAFLTPPGDNVLGSVGKPLPGNEVRIERSDQHAEDGAGEILIRGPIVMKGYYKRPEPTAEILKDGWLHTGDLGYLDARGNLFVTGRSKDVIVLSNGKNIYPEEVEAHYLQSPLIKDICVMGLESRPGEPIAERLHAVIVPNFDALRQRKVVNAREVIRFDVEGLSAKLPSTKRILSYDIWQEDLPRTTTRKLKRFQIRQRVVQNEKGAGEAQSLSAERKFSDEDRLWLAAHEQAMTVIRSASKKQGDIHPGDNLELDLGLDSMERVELVVALESALNAHPDDSEVANVYSVRELVDTLLKHRDTSATASKRSGWESVFASETSDKEVSETLAPSPLFTMFWFVAARLARYLCQVLYRIRITGLEQVPQNGSFIFSPNHQSFMDAPLIMSYLPFRIFRKMFYVG